The following are encoded in a window of Citrobacter freundii genomic DNA:
- the bamC gene encoding outer membrane protein assembly factor BamC — MAYSVQKSRLAKVAGVSLVMLLAACSSDSRYKRQVSGDESYLEAAPLAELHAPAGMILPVTTGDYTIPVTNGSGAVGKALDIRPPAQPLALVSGARTQIAGDTATLLVENGRSNTLWPQVVSVIQAKNYTITKRDDASQTLTTDWVDWNRLDEDEQYRGRYQISVKPQGYQQAVTVKLVNLEQAGKPVADAASMQRYSAEMMNVISAGLDKTATDAANAAQSRSAATMDVQSAADDTGLPMLVVRGPFNVVWQRLPTALEKVGMKVTDSTRSQGSIAVTYKPLSDSNWQELGASDPGLVSGDYKLQVGDLDNRSSLQFIDPKGHTLTQSQNDALVAVFQAAFSK; from the coding sequence ATGGCTTACTCAGTACAAAAGTCGCGCCTGGCCAAGGTTGCGGGTGTTTCGCTAGTTATGTTGCTCGCGGCCTGTAGTTCTGACTCGCGCTATAAGCGCCAGGTGAGCGGTGATGAATCCTATCTGGAGGCCGCACCGCTTGCTGAGCTTCATGCGCCAGCTGGGATGATTCTGCCGGTAACAACCGGTGATTATACCATCCCGGTAACCAACGGCAGCGGTGCTGTTGGTAAAGCGCTGGATATTCGCCCACCGGCTCAACCGCTGGCATTGGTTAGCGGTGCACGTACCCAGATCGCAGGTGATACGGCAACGTTGCTGGTAGAGAATGGTCGTAGTAACACGCTGTGGCCGCAGGTCGTTAGCGTGATTCAGGCGAAAAACTACACCATTACCAAACGTGATGATGCCAGTCAGACGCTGACGACCGATTGGGTTGACTGGAACCGTCTTGATGAAGACGAGCAGTATCGCGGACGTTATCAAATCTCGGTTAAACCGCAGGGCTACCAGCAGGCGGTAACGGTGAAACTGGTTAACCTCGAGCAGGCCGGTAAGCCGGTGGCAGATGCTGCATCAATGCAGCGCTACAGCGCTGAGATGATGAACGTTATCTCTGCGGGTCTGGATAAGACCGCCACCGACGCCGCGAATGCCGCGCAGAGCCGCTCTGCCGCCACCATGGATGTTCAGAGCGCCGCCGATGACACCGGCTTGCCGATGCTGGTGGTACGCGGACCGTTCAACGTGGTGTGGCAGCGTCTGCCAACAGCACTTGAGAAAGTGGGCATGAAAGTGACCGACAGTACTCGTTCTCAGGGCAGCATCGCCGTAACCTACAAACCGCTGTCCGATAGCAACTGGCAGGAACTGGGCGCGAGCGATCCGGGTCTGGTATCCGGCGACTACAAACTGCAGGTCGGTGATTTAGACAACCGCAGCAGCTTGCAGTTTATCGATCCGAAAGGACATACCCTGACGCAAAGCCAGAACGACGCGCTGGTCGCCGTCTTCCAGGCAGCATTCAGTAAGTAA
- a CDS encoding glycine cleavage system transcriptional repressor: MTSSSQHYLVITALGADRPGIVNTITRHVSSCGCNIEDSRLAMLGDEFTFIMLLSGTWNAITLIESTLPLKGAELDLLIVMKRTTARPRPAMPATVWVQVDVPDSPHLIERFTALFDSHQMNIAELVSRTQPAENGKAAQLFIQITAHSPASHDSANIEDAFKALCTELNAQGSINVVNYSQHDEQDGVK; this comes from the coding sequence TTGACATCGTCATCGCAACACTATCTGGTCATTACTGCGCTGGGTGCCGACCGCCCAGGAATTGTGAACACCATCACTCGTCATGTCAGCAGTTGTGGCTGTAATATTGAAGACAGCCGACTGGCCATGCTGGGTGACGAGTTTACATTTATCATGCTGTTGTCTGGCACCTGGAATGCCATCACCCTGATTGAATCAACCTTGCCGTTGAAAGGCGCAGAGCTGGATTTATTGATTGTGATGAAGCGTACAACCGCACGCCCCCGCCCGGCGATGCCCGCCACGGTATGGGTTCAGGTTGATGTCCCTGACTCTCCCCATTTGATTGAGCGCTTTACCGCCCTTTTCGACAGTCATCAAATGAATATTGCCGAACTGGTTTCGCGCACCCAACCGGCGGAGAACGGAAAGGCTGCCCAGTTGTTTATTCAGATTACCGCACATAGCCCTGCGTCACACGATTCGGCAAATATTGAGGATGCGTTTAAAGCACTCTGTACAGAACTCAATGCGCAAGGCAGTATTAACGTCGTCAATTACTCACAGCATGATGAACAGGATGGAGTTAAGTAA
- the dapE gene encoding succinyl-diaminopimelate desuccinylase has translation MSCPVIELTQQLIRRPSLSPDDAGCQALMIERLRAVGFTVERMDFGDTQNFWAWRGHGETLAFAGHTDVVPAGDVDRWINPPFEPTIRDGLLFGRGAADMKGSLAAMVVAAERFVAQHPNHKGRLAFLITSDEEASAKNGTVKVVEALMARNERLDYCLVGEPSSTEIVGDVVKNGRRGSLTCNLTIHGVQGHVAYPHLADNPVHRAAPMLNELVGIEWDQGNEFFPATSMQIANIQAGTGSNNVIPGELFVQFNFRFSTELNDEMIKSRVLALLDKHQLRYTVDWWLSGQPFLTDRGKLVDAVVNAIEHYNEIKPQLLTTGGTSDGRFIARMGAQVVELGPVNATIHKINECVNAADLQLLARMYQRIMEQLVA, from the coding sequence ATGTCGTGCCCGGTTATTGAGCTGACACAGCAGCTTATTCGCCGTCCTTCTCTGAGCCCGGATGATGCCGGGTGCCAGGCGTTAATGATTGAGCGCCTGCGCGCGGTAGGTTTTACCGTTGAGCGAATGGATTTTGGTGACACACAGAATTTTTGGGCATGGCGCGGACACGGTGAGACGCTGGCATTTGCCGGTCACACCGACGTCGTGCCTGCCGGTGATGTTGATCGTTGGATCAATCCGCCATTTGAGCCGACAATCCGCGACGGCCTGCTGTTCGGACGCGGCGCTGCAGATATGAAAGGATCGCTGGCGGCAATGGTTGTCGCGGCAGAGCGTTTCGTCGCTCAGCACCCTAACCATAAAGGCCGTCTGGCATTTTTAATCACCTCTGATGAAGAAGCCAGCGCGAAAAATGGCACCGTGAAGGTGGTTGAAGCGCTGATGGCCCGCAACGAACGACTGGACTATTGCCTGGTCGGCGAGCCATCCAGTACCGAAATCGTCGGTGATGTGGTCAAGAACGGGCGTCGGGGTTCACTGACCTGCAACCTGACGATTCACGGGGTTCAGGGACACGTGGCCTATCCGCATCTGGCCGATAACCCTGTGCACCGCGCTGCGCCAATGCTGAATGAACTGGTAGGCATTGAATGGGATCAGGGCAATGAATTTTTCCCCGCGACCAGCATGCAGATTGCCAATATTCAGGCAGGAACCGGCAGCAATAACGTCATCCCCGGCGAGCTTTTTGTTCAGTTCAACTTCCGGTTCAGCACCGAACTCAACGATGAGATGATCAAATCGCGGGTGCTGGCGCTGCTGGATAAGCATCAGCTGCGTTATACCGTCGACTGGTGGCTTTCCGGTCAGCCGTTCCTGACGGATCGCGGTAAACTGGTGGATGCAGTGGTCAACGCCATTGAGCACTATAATGAAATTAAACCGCAGTTACTGACTACAGGCGGGACATCCGACGGGCGCTTTATTGCCCGCATGGGGGCGCAGGTAGTAGAACTTGGGCCGGTCAATGCCACCATTCATAAAATTAATGAATGTGTTAATGCCGCCGACCTGCAGCTGCTTGCCCGTATGTATCAACGTATCATGGAGCAGCTCGTCGCCTGA
- the dapA gene encoding 4-hydroxy-tetrahydrodipicolinate synthase translates to MFTGSIVALITPMDEKGKVCRSSLKKLIDYHVASGTSAIVSVGTTGESATLSHDEHGDVVMMTLELADGRIPVIAGTGANATAEAISLTQRFNDSGIVGCLTVTPYYNRPTQEGLFQHFKAIAEHTDLPQILYNVPSRTGCDMLPETVGRLAKVKNIVAIKEATGNLSRVHQIKELVSDDFILLSGDDATGLDFMQLGGHGVISVTTNVAAREMAEMCKLAAEGRFADARVINQRLMPLHNKLFVEPNPIPVKWACKELGLVATDTLRLPMTPITDNARDIVKAALKHAGLL, encoded by the coding sequence ATGTTCACGGGAAGTATTGTCGCGCTTATTACGCCGATGGATGAGAAAGGTAAAGTCTGCCGGTCGAGCCTGAAAAAACTGATTGATTATCATGTCGCCAGCGGCACCTCGGCGATCGTTTCGGTTGGCACTACCGGTGAGTCCGCCACGCTGAGTCATGATGAACATGGCGATGTGGTGATGATGACGCTGGAACTGGCCGACGGGCGTATTCCGGTGATTGCCGGAACCGGCGCCAATGCGACCGCAGAAGCCATTAGTCTGACGCAGCGTTTCAACGACAGCGGTATTGTCGGCTGCCTGACGGTGACGCCTTACTACAACCGCCCGACGCAGGAAGGTTTGTTCCAGCATTTCAAAGCCATCGCTGAACATACTGACTTGCCACAAATTCTGTATAATGTGCCGTCCCGTACTGGCTGCGATATGCTGCCGGAGACCGTGGGTCGTCTGGCGAAAGTAAAAAATATTGTCGCTATCAAAGAGGCCACAGGGAACTTAAGTCGTGTTCACCAGATCAAAGAGCTGGTTTCAGACGATTTTATTCTGCTCAGCGGTGATGACGCGACCGGGCTGGACTTTATGCAGCTCGGTGGTCATGGCGTGATTTCCGTTACCACTAACGTAGCGGCACGTGAAATGGCTGAAATGTGCAAACTGGCGGCAGAAGGGCGTTTTGCCGATGCGCGGGTGATTAACCAGCGTTTGATGCCGTTACACAACAAACTATTTGTCGAACCCAATCCTATCCCGGTGAAATGGGCATGTAAGGAATTGGGTCTTGTGGCAACCGATACGCTGCGTCTGCCGATGACGCCAATCACGGACAATGCTCGTGATATCGTCAAAGCGGCGCTTAAGCATGCCGGTTTGCTGTAA
- the purC gene encoding phosphoribosylaminoimidazolesuccinocarboxamide synthase produces the protein MQKQAELYRGKAKTVYSTENPDLLVLEFRNDTSAGDGARIEQFDRKGMVNNKFNHFIMTKLQEAGIPTQMERLLSDTECLVKKLEMVPVECVVRNRAAGSLVKRLGVEEGIELNPPLFDLFLKNDAMHDPMINESYCETFGWVSKENLARMKELTYKANDVLKKMFDDAGLILVDFKLEFGLYKGEVVLGDEFSPDGSRLWDKETLDKMDKDRFRQSLGGLIEAYEAVAHRLGVKLD, from the coding sequence ATGCAAAAGCAAGCTGAGCTGTATCGTGGTAAAGCGAAGACCGTATACAGCACGGAAAACCCGGACCTGTTGGTGCTCGAATTCCGCAATGATACGTCAGCAGGGGATGGCGCGCGCATCGAACAGTTCGATCGTAAAGGCATGGTGAACAATAAGTTCAACCATTTCATTATGACCAAGCTGCAAGAAGCGGGCATTCCGACCCAAATGGAGCGACTGCTATCCGATACCGAATGTCTGGTGAAAAAACTGGAGATGGTCCCGGTCGAGTGCGTGGTGCGTAACCGCGCGGCAGGTTCCCTGGTGAAGCGTTTAGGCGTTGAGGAAGGTATTGAACTGAATCCGCCGCTGTTTGATCTGTTCCTGAAAAATGATGCTATGCACGATCCAATGATTAACGAGTCCTATTGCGAAACGTTTGGTTGGGTGAGCAAAGAGAATCTGGCACGAATGAAAGAGCTGACCTACAAAGCCAACGACGTGCTGAAGAAAATGTTTGATGACGCGGGTCTGATCCTGGTCGACTTCAAACTTGAGTTTGGTTTGTATAAAGGTGAAGTGGTTCTGGGCGACGAATTCTCTCCGGACGGTAGCCGTCTGTGGGACAAAGAAACGCTGGATAAAATGGACAAAGACCGTTTCCGCCAGAGTCTGGGCGGCCTGATCGAAGCCTATGAAGCTGTCGCACATCGCCTGGGTGTGAAGTTAGACTGA
- the ypfJ gene encoding KPN_02809 family neutral zinc metallopeptidase, with protein MRWQGRRESDNVEDRRNSSGGGPSMGGPGFRLPRGKGGIILLIVVLVAGYYGVDLTGLMTGQPVSQQQSTRSISPNDDEAAKFTSVILATTEDTWGQQFEKMGRTYQQPKLVMYRGATRTGCGAGQSVMGPFYCPADGTVYIDLSFYDDMKSKLGADGDFAQGYVIAHEVGHHVQKLLGIEPKVRQMQQNASQAEVNRLSVRMELQADCFAGVWGNSMQQQGVLETGDLEEALNAAQAIGDDRLQQQGQGRVVPDSFTHGTSEQRYSWFKRGFDSGDPAQCNTFGKGI; from the coding sequence ATGCGCTGGCAAGGGCGTCGCGAAAGCGACAATGTAGAAGACAGACGTAACAGTTCGGGCGGCGGACCTTCTATGGGCGGGCCGGGCTTTCGTTTGCCACGTGGTAAAGGCGGCATCATCCTGCTGATTGTGGTCCTTGTGGCCGGCTATTATGGCGTCGATCTCACCGGGTTAATGACCGGCCAACCTGTTTCGCAGCAGCAATCCACGCGTTCCATCAGTCCGAATGATGATGAAGCGGCCAAATTTACCTCGGTGATCCTCGCCACGACCGAAGACACCTGGGGCCAGCAGTTTGAAAAAATGGGCCGTACTTATCAGCAGCCTAAGCTGGTGATGTACCGTGGCGCGACGCGAACCGGATGTGGAGCAGGCCAGTCAGTGATGGGGCCATTTTATTGCCCTGCGGACGGCACGGTCTATATCGATCTCTCCTTCTATGACGACATGAAAAGTAAGCTCGGCGCTGACGGTGATTTTGCTCAGGGCTATGTCATTGCGCATGAGGTTGGCCACCACGTGCAGAAACTTCTAGGCATAGAACCGAAAGTTCGCCAGATGCAGCAGAATGCCTCGCAGGCGGAAGTGAATCGTCTTTCCGTGCGTATGGAGCTGCAGGCCGACTGCTTTGCTGGCGTCTGGGGCAACAGTATGCAGCAGCAGGGCGTGCTGGAAACGGGCGATCTGGAAGAAGCGCTGAACGCCGCCCAGGCAATTGGTGACGATCGCCTGCAGCAGCAGGGGCAGGGACGCGTGGTACCGGACAGCTTTACGCATGGTACCTCTGAACAGCGCTATAGCTGGTTCAAACGCGGTTTTGATAGCGGCGACCCGGCGCAATGTAATACCTTTGGCAAAGGCATTTAA
- the ypfH gene encoding esterase, translating to MKHDHFVVQSPDKPAQQLLLLFHGVGDNPVAMGEIGSWFAPLFPDALIVSIGGAQPYGSTGGRQWFSVQGVTEQNRQERVDAIMPVFIDIVRYWQQQSGVSPLATALIGFSQGAIMSLESIKAEPGLASRVIAFNGRYASVPEVATTATTVHLIHGGEDRIIELSHAVAAQEALIRAGGDVTLDIVEDLGHAIDDRSMQYALDHLRFTVPKHYFDEALSGGKPHDDDVIEMI from the coding sequence ATGAAACATGACCATTTTGTTGTTCAAAGTCCCGATAAACCTGCGCAACAGCTGTTGCTGCTGTTTCATGGCGTCGGCGATAACCCGGTTGCCATGGGTGAAATTGGTTCCTGGTTTGCACCGCTGTTCCCCGATGCGCTGATTGTCAGTATCGGTGGGGCACAGCCTTACGGTTCCACCGGCGGCCGGCAGTGGTTTTCAGTGCAGGGCGTGACGGAACAGAACCGTCAGGAGCGGGTTGATGCCATCATGCCGGTGTTTATCGACATCGTACGCTACTGGCAGCAACAGAGCGGCGTTTCCCCTCTGGCAACCGCGCTGATTGGTTTTTCGCAGGGGGCGATTATGTCGCTTGAGAGCATCAAGGCCGAACCGGGGCTGGCATCGCGGGTCATCGCCTTCAATGGCCGCTACGCCAGCGTGCCGGAGGTGGCGACGACCGCCACAACGGTGCATTTGATTCATGGCGGGGAAGACCGGATTATCGAGTTATCTCACGCCGTTGCCGCGCAGGAAGCATTAATTCGTGCCGGAGGGGATGTGACGCTGGATATCGTCGAGGATCTCGGCCATGCCATTGACGATCGCAGCATGCAATATGCACTCGATCATTTGCGCTTTACCGTACCGAAGCACTATTTCGATGAAGCACTGAGTGGTGGTAAGCCCCACGATGATGATGTGATTGAGATGATCTAG
- a CDS encoding tRNA(Met) cytidine acetyltransferase TmcA, which produces MSDNTALNELTEHMAREGIRRLLIISGEGLWPQERALALRNTLPGDWLWVGATAPAEPYCTPQALQTLLGREFRHAVFDARQGFDAAAFAALSGTLRAGSWLVLLTPPWLTWQTHPDVDSLRWSDCAEPIPTPHFVEHFQRVMTRDGQTLHWQQHQPFAPGHFPARARWQPANGEPQPEQAVILQQLLDMPPGVAAVTAARGRGKSALAGQLISRMKASAIVTAPAKAATDVLAQFAGERYRFMAPDALLTGSETADWLIVDEAAAIPAPLLHQLVSRFPRVLLTTTVQGYEGTGRGFLLKFCARFPHLLRYELQQPIRWAQGCPLEQTVSETLVFDDDTFLHPPQGDIHFSTFESTAWHSNPHLPLAVYRLLSGAHYRTSPLDLRRMMDAPGQHFLQASAADAVAGAVWLVDEGGLSAELSQAVWAGYRRPRGNLVAQSLAAHGSDPQAATLVGRRVSRIAVHPGRQREGIGQRLIEQAHYYSTQCDYLSVSFGYTSELWRFWQRCGFVLVRMGNHREASSGCYTAMALLPISEAGKRLAATEHLRLRRDADVLAQWNDEAIPVVPLKETTLNDDDWQALAGFAFAHRPLLTSLGCLSRLLQRSELPLPALRGRVDERCGDTELCQRLKVSGRKALLLVQRAEAAQALAQIDAARTQQLQNRIMQWQFFH; this is translated from the coding sequence ATGTCCGATAACACCGCACTGAATGAGTTAACTGAACACATGGCCCGGGAAGGCATCCGTCGCCTGCTGATTATTAGCGGCGAGGGTCTGTGGCCTCAGGAGCGGGCGCTCGCGCTACGCAACACATTACCCGGCGACTGGCTTTGGGTGGGGGCAACGGCTCCCGCTGAACCGTACTGCACGCCGCAAGCGCTACAAACGTTACTGGGGCGTGAGTTTCGCCATGCGGTTTTTGATGCCCGTCAGGGATTTGACGCTGCGGCGTTTGCCGCCCTAAGCGGTACGCTGCGTGCCGGAAGCTGGCTGGTGCTGCTGACGCCCCCCTGGCTGACCTGGCAAACACATCCCGATGTGGATTCACTGCGCTGGAGTGATTGCGCCGAACCTATCCCTACGCCGCACTTTGTCGAACACTTTCAACGGGTGATGACCCGTGACGGACAAACCCTGCACTGGCAACAGCATCAGCCTTTTGCGCCTGGACATTTTCCCGCGCGCGCTCGCTGGCAGCCAGCCAACGGCGAGCCTCAGCCAGAGCAGGCGGTCATTTTACAGCAGCTGCTGGATATGCCGCCCGGCGTGGCAGCGGTAACCGCCGCGCGAGGCCGGGGTAAATCCGCGCTGGCCGGGCAGTTGATATCACGCATGAAGGCAAGCGCCATTGTTACCGCCCCGGCAAAAGCGGCGACGGATGTGCTGGCGCAGTTTGCCGGAGAACGTTATCGCTTTATGGCGCCAGATGCGTTACTCACCGGCAGCGAAACCGCTGATTGGTTGATTGTGGATGAAGCGGCCGCTATTCCCGCCCCGTTGCTGCATCAGCTGGTTTCGCGTTTTCCACGTGTGCTGTTGACTACCACCGTTCAGGGCTACGAGGGAACCGGCAGAGGGTTCTTATTGAAGTTCTGCGCGCGTTTCCCCCATCTTCTGCGTTATGAACTGCAGCAGCCCATCAGGTGGGCTCAGGGGTGTCCGCTGGAACAAACCGTCAGTGAGACGCTGGTGTTCGACGACGACACTTTTTTGCATCCCCCTCAAGGCGATATCCACTTCTCCACCTTTGAGTCGACGGCCTGGCATAGCAATCCGCATCTGCCGCTGGCGGTATACCGGCTGCTCTCCGGGGCGCATTACCGCACGTCTCCGCTGGATTTGCGCCGAATGATGGACGCGCCTGGCCAGCATTTTTTGCAGGCATCGGCGGCTGACGCGGTGGCGGGGGCCGTCTGGTTGGTGGATGAAGGCGGCTTATCCGCTGAACTTAGCCAGGCCGTCTGGGCAGGTTATCGTCGTCCAAGAGGAAATCTGGTGGCGCAATCACTGGCTGCGCACGGCAGTGACCCGCAGGCGGCGACGCTCGTTGGACGGCGAGTAAGCCGTATTGCGGTTCATCCCGGCCGCCAGCGGGAAGGTATTGGGCAACGGCTAATCGAGCAGGCTCATTACTATTCCACGCAGTGTGACTATCTGTCGGTCAGTTTTGGTTATACGAGTGAGCTATGGCGTTTCTGGCAGCGCTGCGGCTTTGTGCTGGTGCGGATGGGGAATCATCGGGAGGCCAGCAGCGGCTGCTACACCGCGATGGCGCTGCTGCCGATAAGCGAGGCGGGAAAACGCCTGGCCGCAACCGAACACCTGCGCCTGCGTCGGGATGCTGACGTTCTGGCACAGTGGAACGATGAGGCGATCCCGGTCGTGCCGCTGAAAGAGACTACGCTTAATGATGACGACTGGCAGGCGTTGGCTGGATTTGCTTTTGCGCATCGGCCGCTGCTCACGTCGTTAGGCTGTCTGAGTCGTCTACTCCAGCGCAGCGAGCTACCTCTTCCGGCATTGCGCGGACGTGTCGACGAGAGATGCGGCGACACTGAACTGTGCCAGCGATTGAAGGTGTCCGGGCGTAAAGCGCTGTTGTTGGTTCAGCGAGCTGAAGCGGCGCAGGCGTTGGCCCAGATCGATGCGGCCCGGACGCAACAGCTACAGAATCGCATTATGCAATGGCAATTTTTTCACTGA
- the ypfM gene encoding protein YpfM, with protein MIERELGNWKDFIEVMLRK; from the coding sequence ATGATTGAACGTGAACTGGGGAACTGGAAAGATTTTATCGAAGTCATGCTTCGTAAATAA
- a CDS encoding ArsC family reductase: MVTLYGIKNCDTIKKARRWLEERGIEYRFHDYRVDGLDHALMQSFINELGWEALLNTRGTTWRKLDETTRSRITTADAAAALMIEMPAMIKRPLLCAPGKPMLLGFSESSYMQFFNDCNEV, translated from the coding sequence ATGGTCACCCTTTACGGCATTAAAAACTGCGATACGATTAAAAAAGCCCGACGCTGGCTGGAGGAACGCGGTATTGAGTACCGCTTCCATGATTATCGCGTTGACGGTCTGGACCACGCACTCATGCAGTCTTTTATCAACGAGTTAGGTTGGGAGGCGCTGCTCAATACGCGCGGAACCACCTGGCGCAAACTGGATGAAACCACGCGGAGTCGCATCACCACTGCGGACGCCGCGGCCGCGTTGATGATTGAAATGCCCGCAATGATCAAACGCCCATTGCTCTGCGCACCGGGTAAGCCTATGCTGCTGGGTTTTAGTGAATCCAGTTATATGCAGTTTTTTAATGATTGTAATGAGGTGTAG
- the bcp gene encoding thioredoxin-dependent thiol peroxidase has protein sequence MNPLKAGDIAPKFSLPDQDGEQVNLTDFQGQRVLVYFYPKAMTPGCTVQACGLRDNMDQLKKAGVEVLGISTDKPEKLSRFVEKEVLNFTLLSDEDHQVCEQFGVWGEKSFMGKTYDGIHRISFLVDADGKIEHVFDDFKTSNHHDIVLKWVQENA, from the coding sequence ATGAACCCACTGAAAGCCGGTGATATCGCACCGAAATTTAGCTTGCCGGATCAAGACGGAGAACAAGTAAATTTAACCGACTTCCAGGGACAGCGTGTTCTGGTTTATTTCTACCCGAAAGCCATGACGCCCGGCTGTACCGTACAGGCCTGTGGCTTACGCGATAACATGGATCAGTTAAAAAAAGCCGGCGTGGAAGTGCTGGGTATCAGCACCGATAAACCGGAGAAGCTTTCCCGCTTCGTGGAGAAGGAAGTGCTTAACTTCACGCTCCTGTCCGATGAAGATCACCAGGTTTGCGAGCAGTTTGGCGTCTGGGGAGAAAAGTCATTTATGGGTAAAACCTATGATGGCATTCATCGCATCAGCTTCCTGGTGGATGCTGACGGCAAGATTGAACATGTGTTTGATGATTTCAAAACCAGCAATCACCACGACATCGTGCTGAAATGGGTGCAGGAAAACGCCTGA